Genomic segment of Panicum virgatum strain AP13 chromosome 2K, P.virgatum_v5, whole genome shotgun sequence:
GCGATGGGGAagggaggattttttttttcttttccagcGGAACCGTGTGCTATGGGGCGGCGGCGTAATAGGGAAAACTAGACAGGTTGCGCGCTATGCCCGCCTATAGCTAAAAGATTGGCCTAAAGTATGATGGATTGAAGCAAATATAAAAGTTACATTAAATTGGTACAGTAGTCCAGAGTCTAAGAGCGTGGCAATTACCGGCATTTTAGTATAGAGGTACATATTATTTTTGTTAGGGGTGTATTTTTTTGTGTTAGTAGGTATAGTTGATGGATTAGTGTACATTGAATATTGATTTTGGTAGGGAAAAAAGATATGGTTAGCAATGTATGAAtaattcaattatattttgcgagcTTACGAAGTGAAAGCAAAGTCCACAAAGGAGTAGGGTTACCACATGTGAAAGTAATATACAAAGTctatttattatttatatacaaagtataattaaatatattttatgttTTCAAATAATAGAAGGAacataattttttgaaaaagataaaGAGACTCATTCAATAGAATTCTATTTGAAGAGTACATGGGACCTTATGAGTTATGAACAGTACCACCTAAATAGTATATGGGTgtacgtgggtcccacatgGATCCCACCGGAAGAGTACGTGAGTCCCGCATGTACATTACATGGGTCCCAGCATGGGTCCTACTTAAATAGTTCGTGGGCTCCACTTTAAGAGTACGTAGGTCCTGCATAAATAGGTACATGAGTCTCACGTGGGGCCACGGCTCACGAAAGGGCTCGAAATCTTGGCCCCTTAGTATATGTTATTGATATGCCTTCAGAGCCCCAATACGCGTATCCTAGAGCCCCAATATGCCTCGAGTCTAGCAGAGCTGTGGCTTGTCTAACCCCACGTGACTTTCTCACCTCGGTCATTATTGTTTGTTCGATGGAGTAACTTAGTAGTAGCAAGTAAAGAGGTAAATTTATCAAATTGCATAAATTTTAGTATAGATTTGAGagaaaatttttggaatcatactATAGCCACTAATTTCTTGTATAATATTCTTAGGCAATTTCTCCACGTGAAGGATAATTTCGAGCCGAGCAAAGCTTAACAAACACAGCTCACAAGCTCACTTTTTTTTTCACCATCGATTGGTTGCTTGACGGAATGGTTGAGATGATTCATTGAGTAGGAGTGGTCAGGAAATAAAACCATAGCCTCATCTTTCTTGGTGCTGGACGTCATTTGAAGAGAGTAAAAGAGAGCAAAACACCCATAAGTAAAAAGAGAGAAGggatgaagaaaaagaagaagaaacggCGTTAAACAGATCTGCCTTGGCTCAATGATCGGAGGCTCGTACATGCTTGGACTTGTGCCAAACTTGGTAAGCTCATTCTACATTTAGAGTATTAGCTCATTCTACACTTAGAGTATTTTGATCCGGTCAGTTGGTTTGATGAATGATGACTGATTGAGTAGAACAACAAATTTGAGAAAGGTTTTGGCAATTCAAGTTATTGTAGTTTGAGTATATGATCAGTTTGAGTGGTGAACTGGTGTCTGACTAAGTTGAAACTTCGTTAGTAATTAGGTGACTTATGGGTCTATATGGCTACCAAAATTAGTGCACAACAGACCTACGGTTTGTGAGATGGGAATTGACTAAAGGGACATAATCTGTGACTTCTTTATTTGACAGTTGTCATACCTATTTGTCAGATGTCAAGCTTGCATCTAAGTAATTGTATTGTTGCTGGTGTAATCTTTTAGAGGTTCTAGAGAAAACTCAATATATCTATTTGTTGACTATAGTGGAAGTTTAAAGTGTATCGTTTGGTTATATGGGTAATCCTATCTCCTCATCTTGTGGAGGTTCACACGCGAATTGTTGTGTTTTTTGTACATGTGATTGCTATTATTCGACTGCATATCTGTTGCTAGATGTTCTACTAAATATTCATTACAATGTGAGGAACTAATGGGTGCTTTGTTGCTGCTCTTATTCCAACAAATATAACATCAAGTGGTACAAAATCAGTGTATATATGAACTATTAACCTGTTCATATAATTTTGTCAATAAGAATGCATATACGTTGACTAGTTGTCGCTCAAATGTTATAAAAGATTGATTTTTTAAACCCTAATACGCCTAATGCAAATGGAGGGAGAATCATTCTTTTAGGATGCATGCGTGTAGTGCATAGTCAGATGAGATCCTAAGAGACAAAAAGCAAACGCGGAAGATATGATCTACACACAGCGAAAGAAAAACACTGCTTGCCGTTTCGATTTGGTTTGTGGACGTGGAAGGTGCAAAATTAATGTCCATTTTCATCTCATCATTTGTGGTGAATAGATAAAGAAGTTGTTGGTATTTGTCCGGAGAAAACTTTCGGCAAACTCTCTGATCCAATCTCTCTAGCTCGAATCAGGTTAGACCGGTGCTTTAGGCTAGAGGCCTCTAGTTCTCTCACTTTGTGGTTTCCTTACCTTTCAGACTGTCGTGcatttcaattttattttttgaGATGGAAATAAGGTGATCCTCATCTTGAAAGAAAAATAACTGCTTTTTCAACACGGTGTATGTCAATATCATAGGTCACACTAAGAATAAGTTTGTAACAAATAGATGCAACACACAACACGATCCTTTCCACCACGTACCAATCAGGCAAAGTGGCAAATAAACTATATATCATCCCGGCAATAatataagagcaactccagtaaaCCTCTAAACAACCCCTATCTTAAGTTTATAGAGGATTAATAAGTAAAAAACATACACTCCAGCAGACCCTCTACTAGGCCCTCTATTTTGGAGAGGCTTCCGAATTCCCTTCTCCAATCCTCCATTTCTACGGAGTCTCTAATAAATAGCACTCTATTATAAGTTGGAATTAATTGAAGGCTATtgctggagttttttttttttgtctgctattgctggagttgctctaatgaAAGTTGGCTGCTTGAGACTAGAAAAGGAAGGAATCGGCCAGCGCATCGTTCGTCATTCTTTTTCATGGAGTCTGGTCACGAAGTGGATGTTGAATTTTGCCGTCGTCTGTTGGAAAAGGAATTCGCAACAGGGTCAGCAATCGGCAGGGACTGGCTGCAGTAGCAAGCGGGACTCGTACGTACGTGATGACAAGGCGTACGTCGGCAGGCAGGAAAGGTCCTGCTAAGTGCTGATATGAGTGATGACCGAGCGACCAGGACCACGATAGGACATGCATGCTGCTCACTAAGTCATCACGATTAATGTACATGTGTTCCGACGATGCTTGTCAGTTCTTCATCAGCTACCGAGACTACCGAGCATATGGTTACGTGTGAATGGCTGTCTGTTGCGGGACACACACAACGGCCCACATTAGAAATGCAAGTTATAAATACTTGAGTTATTGATTGATCCAATAAGTttataaaatgaactagaagtATATTCTACCTAATTAATTTGAGAAGAAAAGTAAACTAGAAAAACGATATGCCATCATAATTAATCAGCTGACTGTAAAGTTACTCATATATACTTTTGATTTCCAGTTCGGCTTACTGCACGTAAGAAGGTGTACATCTTGGATGTTCAAAAATCTCTAtctagtaaaaaaaaagaggacaaATATATGGATATATTATGTAGGTAGTAGATAGACACTCCATGTTTCCATTTTATTGTTGGCATTAATGTGGCTATTTGTATTATTCAGTGTACACCGTATACTGTTGAATGTTGATTGAGATCAGACATGTATGGTGGCTTCTTTATGATCTGTCGTCGGTCTAGGTACAGTGGTCTCATGTGCTAGCCGAGGCGTTTATAGCTAGGTGTGTAAAAAACAAAGACCGACCGCATTGAGTCCACGAGCTTGACCCATCTGCATTGGTTGGCTTGGTCATCGGTCACAGTCAGCAGGCAAGGCAGCGAGCCAGCAGTCAACACAAACATGCGTGGGCGCGTGGGCGCAGCACAGCACGCGGCAGCAGCGCAGACGAGACCGACCCGATTGACCAGCTAGCTTGGCAAGTGATGAGTTTGGGTGGTCCATCTACCGTTAGTTCTTGTCCGATCCAGGTCCTCTCCTTCCCTTGAACTGGGGTGGGGTCTCGATCTATAGTAGCGCTGCTCCTTCGCATCCTCGGCGAGGATAGAGATAACCGTCGACCGGGGAAGAGATCGACGGGTGTGATCCCCGACCGGCCGTCGAAGTGCACTAGTACAGAAACCATTTGTGTTGACGCCTTCTATTTGTGTTGGCGGTGGGCAAAACCAACCGCCAGCACTATAAATAGGAGGCGTAAAACGCACTGATCCATCAGTGGATTACTGCACGCTACCACATTACGTGGATATAGCAAGAGCCCGATCGAGACGGACGACACACATTTGGGCGGCTACCACATGAATGTCGGCACACACAATGCAGGACCGACGGACGCGGTTGCTTCCTGCACTGCCGCTAACAGTAGCGCCGGCTGCTCCGTCGTGTTAACGCTGACGACGTGGAGCAGACGACGAGGAGGCATCGTCGTCCTCGTCGAAGAATATACCCATTCGGTACTATTCCATTAGCGAATTAATACTCCTACTACACATTAGATTATTAATCCCAACGCATTGCAGCTGCAGATCAGAACAAAGGTTgcaggcggcagcagcagcagcagctccaagCGCTGACCTTACCAAGCAGCACCTTCCCTATGCTACAAGTGGATCAGCCTCGGAATACGTGCATCCAGCAAGGCCGATGACTGACCGGGTGAGTTCCTGCCAAGTGCCAAGGCTGGATGGATGGATCAAGCGAAGAGAGGATCAATGACTAGGCCGCGGTATATTCCCGGCTTCCAGCTGCGCAGGAAGAAAACCTCGCCGTACAGTTGACTGGCAACAAAACAAATAGGCCACCAATAGCATCCCAGCAAGAAACTTCTCCGAAACTTCGATGCCTTCAATTGTCCCCGCCAAACCGTCCTTCCTTGCACTGTTAACTTGTGCATCTTGGCCGAAACGAGAGCCTGCATGCACACATCCCTTTGTGGCTTTGTTTATCACATCTTACCTGCACAGCCAAAAAAGTGGTGCGGGCCTTGTGGCAGTACGATGAATCCAACCGCTAGGCTGAGAGCATGGACGAACCCTTGCAGACGCACACATAGGACAGGACCGGCCTTTTAGTTTTGTTGCTTCATTCTTGCCTCTATCTTCTGCTTGATTGTTGCTGTCATTAGCCTCCACCAGCAAGCACCGGTATATAGTTGaatctttatatatatatatatatatatatatatatatatatatatatatatatatatatatatatgtatataaagAGCTTGCTTCTTCCCTGGTGGTGGTAGAGTAGAGTATAATAGCAAGCCCTCACTGCACATGGCCGTGGTCAGCGCCAGCGGCTCTCCCCATTCCTTCCCCTCGTCACCGTTGCCCCCAGCATCGCCGCCTCAGCCTGACGCTGGGAGGATGTTCATGCGCGGAGGGAGCAGCCGCTCAACCGgtacaagcagcagcagcagcagcagcagccggagcGTCAGCCTCAAAGAAATTGCCGAGGAGGCTGCGGTGGTCGACAATGATGGCGGTGGGAAGGTTTATGTGGCCGTTGGGAAGGACTTCAAGGACGGCAAGTCCATCCTCAGCGCGGCTCAGAACCTCGGGCTCCTCGGCAGTGATCTCAACCTTGGCCTGCTGCATGTCCTCCAGCCTGCAGACAGGATTATGAACGGTAAATAAACCATGCATCAACTTTCATTTACTTTAATCTCACTTTGTATCTAGCTCTTGTTCTTTTCTAGAACCTAATTCACATTACAAACACAATAAGGCGGCCCTACTACTATTTTTAAGCCCCAGCGTTATGTCGCTCAATGTTGCAATCACTTCAGAGAGATAATAAGATATATATACTGTTGGTTCTTTTTTTGTGTGGTCAACTAGGCGCAGGGCATTCCCACCTAAAGTTGCTAGTTTCACACAGGCTATGTGCAAAGATTACATACTAACACACACATACTATGAACTTAACAACATCATTACATGTTTTCTCTGTTAATTGCTCTGCAGGATTATGCAAGGTTCCTGCAAGCCAGCTAGAAGAAAAGGAACTCAAAGCATACAGGAAGATTGAGCAGGAGGAGATGAACACACTTCTGAACCAGTATACGACTTACTGCAGGCTGTATCTGAAGGTCGGTCAATCAGTAGTTCTATTTCTTAGATCATTGTGAAGTTTTACTTATCAAAGTTTCTACCTTTAGCTCTAGATACTGGTTAACTTGGGATTATCTCCAGGGGAAAGAACAAAGTTTTAGCTTACCATGTATTTATGTAAGCCTAGTTCAAAAACAAATTTAGTGACACACATGGGAAAAAGAATTTAAATCAACTAGTAATAAAAAATGCGCTAAGCCGacctttcttttttatttttaccttTTTCCTTTCTGACAAACCAGGATGGGTTTGTATTACCATTATATGTCATCTCACTAAAACATTAACTTTACAGGTGCAAGCAGAAACACTGGTCATTGAGAAGAACAATGTCGCAAATGGCATCGTAGAGCTAATTAATCAGCATAGCATCACAAAGCTTGTCATGGGAATGTCATCCTTCTCAACGTATGCAGATATGCAATTATTCATATATTACAATGAGGCTTCATCATAAATCATACATAATTTATTCCTAAATTGCACGGATTATAGAAACAAATGCACCAACTTTATTTTATTGGAATATCAGGGCACCATCTGAGTCGTGCAGCTTTTATGTTCGATTGTTAGTAGCTGCATCTTTCACTTTTCCATGTTAATCAGCACTGTCAacagctttttatttataggaAAGGCAGCATGATTGATAAAGGATAACCAACAAAATGATACTTCTTGCCAAAAGAAAGCATCTACAATAAAATCCagtgttttttttcttgcatACTAGTTACTTGGTACATGGCAATCACAAGGTAGTATTGAATTTCTGATAAGCAAAACATGATTTATTAGTTACCATCAACCCGTTTAAATTAGAGGTGAGCTCTTGCATTTAATGAAGAATACTAAGTTCTTTATGCTGACCATTAATTTCCATGAACAGGAAGAGGAAAGTACCCAAGTCAAAAGTTGCAGCCATCGTGCATCAACAGGCCAAACCTTATTGCCAGATATTCTTCATTTGCAAAGGCTCCCTTGCTTGCACTAGGTATGAACCCTTCATGTGTCCGTGCAGCATGAAGCCAATTATATAACAATCGCAACTCAAGCAACGACCCACCATTATTTTTTGGGCAAACTGGTAAAACAATATTGTTGTGGTTCATCATCATTTTCAGGGATGCAAATCTGGATTCTATAAAAGCTGATTCACCTAGAAGCAGTTCTGCAAGCACTCTGTCAGATGAACCTGAGTTACCTGCAAGATCAGTGTCGCTGCCACCAGGGCATCCTGGTTACATGGGCTCTCCTGATCAACCATTCCTTCCTCGACGGTCAAATTCAGTTAGTTACCCCTCGCCAGTATTGATAGCAAACAATGTGGAGAGGATGTTGCATATAACGCAGCACTCAATACATGTGAAACCAAGAAATTTCTCTCCGAACTCCAGCCACCCAAGCAATGAAGGGTCCTCCTCATCAAGTCTAAAGGATTCGGACAGTATGGATGGATCACCATTACCTGCTTCAGTAGTCAGCTCTGAAGAGCAACAAATGACCACGGTAAGTCAAATCAGATCAAGTAGTCTTTCTAATGCTAAGCTCAAACCAACTGCTATGCCTGCGcgttaaaaaaaaaagttaaatacAAGGTACCCTAGTGCTGCAATGGATCTCAAATAAATAAGTACTGTGTGTCCTAAACTCTACCAGACGATATGTAGATAATTATTCTTAAATGGAGAAATTGCATGTAAACTTCTAGGTAATCATCAAGCCATAGAGATATTTCATATATCTAGATATATGACTGTAACTGTAGATGGATGATCAATCCTCTATGGAGGATCTTGCATGACACATGTACAGGCATAGATTAGCAGTAACAAGATGTATGCATCACTAAAGTACCCAAATCACCAACATGACATTAATGGTGTTAAACCAAAAGACAATAGCTCTGGGCATGACCACGGCCATAAACTAGTTCAAAGTTTCAACTCTCTTTTCTCTGTATTGATAACAAAGCTTCTTGAAGTTTTGGGAATGCTAATAGTCATGAAGTGCTAACGTGTACATGGTTGTAACTCAGAGTTTTACGTGTGGGAGAACTCTCTTGTTATGATTATTGGTGTTGTCTGGTGCCAGAAAACTCACTTTTGTTGAGAACTTAGAATGTGTTGTTTTGCTCTATCATAGATTTGCATGGAAGATTTGATTTATCAGTAAAGATTTTTGCTTTTGTAAAATAGTACTTAAGGTAGTTGGATAATGCCCTCATATTTATTGAACTCAAAGCAGATCATAATCTTTTATAGGTGGAAACTGGTATGCAAAATGAAGTGTTTGAGCAGCTGCAGCAAGTCCGCAATGAGCTGGAACACTCAAGAAAGGAAGCATCTGAGGGCCGGCAGAAAGCCGAAAGGGATCTGTTTGAAGCATCCAGGATGGTATGACCTTTGTTTTTGCTAAAAaattcttttgttttttgttttcttgcttAATCATACAGTTCTATGCTCACCTTTATCTCTGAATGGAAGCAACCTTTTTTAAAAATGCAAAAGATCCAAGTGTTAGCAAGCtttatgagattttttttttcttaaatggTCAATTGATCTTTCatgtatgaatttttttttgtgcagTTCAAGGCACGGGAAAATTcactcctcaaagaaaaaaggGAGGTAGAGGAAAGATTGGCCAAAGAAAAAGCATTTCTTGAAAAAGAGAACTTTCAGATATTCAATGATCTGCAGAAGGCAAATGAGCAAAGGGCAGAAATGGAGAATAAGCTTCTCCAGACCAACTCTCTGTTGGAACAGCTCCGGCAGCTGCAAGGAGAGCTGCAGCGTGAGAAAGAAGATGCTCTAAGAGAAGCTGAAGAGATGCACAAACTATATGGCAACAGCAATGTTATCTCTGCTGGTCAAGTTTCCTTGTCAGAGTTTAGCTACAGTGAGATTCAAGAAGCTACCAACAACTTTGATGAATCTAGGGAGATTGGGCGTGGTGGATGTGCTAGTGTCTACAAGGGTTTACTCCGCCATACAACAGTGGCCATAAAGAAGTTCAACCGAGAAGGCATAGTAGGAGAGAAAGAGTTCAACGATGAGGTAATTTTTAGCAACTTCAAATGTAAGCTTATTTGCATGGGatgaaatatgtatctaaaccTGTGATTTTTGTAAATAATACAGGTGGAAATTCTATGTAAGATGAGACATCCGAACCTTGTCATTCTCATAGGAGTGTGCAGAGATCCCAAAATGCTGGTTTATGAATTCTTGCCAAACGGAAGCCTAGAGGACCGCCTCCAGTGCAAGGACCACACCGAGCCACTCCCATGGCGAATGCGCATCAGAATTGCAGCTGACATCTGCACAGCGCTTATCTTCCTCCACTCCAACAAACCAAAAAGCATTGCCCATGGTGATCTGAAACCTGACAACGTCCTCCTTGACGCTAACTTTGTAGGCAAGCTAGGGGACTTTGGTATTTCTCGTTCCTTAAATCTGACAAACACCACTATCACCCCTTACCACAGAACAGACCAAATAAAAGGCACACTAGGGTACATGGATCCAGGGTACATATCTTCAGGGGAGCTCACAGCGCAGTATGATGTCTACTCTTTCGGAGTTGTACTGCTGCGTTTGCTAACTGGCAAGAGCCCCCTAGGCCTTCAGAATGAGGTAGAGGCAGCCTTGAACAGTGGAGTCTTGCATGAAATACTTGACACCTCAGCAGGGAACTGGCCTCCTGGGTTCGCTGAAGAGTTGGCAAGCCTAGCTCTGAAATGTTGTCGGTATGAGAGAAAGGAGCGCCCTGATCTTGCGAAAGAAGCATGGGGTGTCTTGCAAGCTATGATGAATGAACCCACACCCTCTTCATCACTTCCTCTGGAGGCACCATCATATTTCATCTGCCCAATGACACAGGTCAGTTAGCAATTGTTGAAGTTGACTCTATGTTACTGGCCTAAAAAAGTCTCTAGTATTTGGCATTAGTAGAGTAGATGGAAAATAAATCTCCATCTTGCTAGCAAATCTTATAAACGAAGCAACTGAATAATGTCTTGGGACACAAACAATTACTGTGTTTATCATAGTTTAATCACATACAACTCTCACAATTCAGCCACCGCAGGAAGGTTCTATTTCCTTTCAAGTAGGTGGTCTGCATCATAGTCGCATCCACCTGCATTTGTGCTGTACTTTCGGTTCCGACTAATATAACATTGCATAATTGCATTGTTTCAGGAGATCATGCGAGATCCACACATTGCTTCTGATGGATTCACATATGAAGGTGAGGCTATAAAAGATTGGATCCAAAGGGGGCATAAAATGTCCCCCATGACATACCTCGGTTTCGCACACCATCATTTAATTCCTAACAATGCCCTTCGTTTCGCTATACAAGAATGGCAAACAAAACAGCAGCAATAAATTTGAGTTTTTGACCCTACATTTGGTCTGCACTTTATGCCATGTTTCTGGAGCCAAGTGGTTTTAAAGTGTGAATGCATTCTAGCAAGCAGTTTTCGACTTAAGCAGTCAATATTTTTTGGCTTTTTTGGAGCTGGACATAAAGCTTCATGTTCATGCCCCTGTGAGGGCTCACATATTTGGGATGAATTGATATGTAACATAATGTAATATATTAGCAAGGAGATGTAATGTTGGAACTGCCAGTAGATGTGTGTGCCCATTTCTTTCCATATTTGCAAAGCTGCTCACAGAAAATGACCAATTGGATGAATCGAAAGTTTTGGTGGTTAAGTGGGGTAACTGAATACCCACCGGCACGGGTGATTGCTGATCATGCTACTACTTGAGAAATTAACTATGAGAAATGTGATTTTATAGCTAGAAATGCTGTCGTTATTTGATACGCCGTATTCGTGCATTGAAGCTGCTATACCAAAGGGGGCTTCGGTTGATTGTGTGCAGTGCACTGAGAAACAAGTTGGTTTTAACGAGTCAGGAACGGGGATTATTGAGCGCGATTTCCCTCCCCATGGCTTGCTTTCTAGATTAGAAAGCAGAGGAGGTGAGAATCAGTATAAGATTGTTCCATGGAGCGTCGGCACGGAATCAAGTCTACACAAAAGTTAGAAGCAGCGTACCGTCGAACACCTGGCGGGCGGCAGCGTCTTGTCACTCCCCGGCAGATGTGGACGCCCCGCCGCGTCAGATGGAGCAGTGCaagccgccggagctccgccctcGTGAAGTAGTAGCCATCCGTGCCTCGGAGAGGGAGGGGCCATGCGGGGTGGGCGGTTGggggagggaggccggcggTGACATCCATTGCTTTTGACCGTTGGGACTCGGGAGAAGATGGGTTGCTGATCTCCGGCTAGAAATTTTTAGGGGAATTGGTGTTTTTACCCGACTCTAAAAGTTAATTGAGATTTTACTCCTACTTTCCGCAACTTTATGTTTTTACCTCTGTTTGTTTGCCTCTTCTAACTCTGTTGGTGAGATCTCAAATGAAAgaattaaaaaatagaaaatctttCGTAATAACGTGGAAAGACAACAATAATACTCTTATCCCTTCACCTCTTCCGAACTCTCTCTCCATCCCAGGTCCCAACGGACGCGGATTCAATGTCACAACGTAACTGACGAAagagggcaaaaaaaaaaaatcggacGCGAACAGCAAAACGAGTCTTGTGATACAGTGTCCCGATGTAGTACTGTAGCACCAGCGTAGTACAGTGACAAAACAGTGCTCAGAACAGTACTGAAACTACTGTCCATGTGTTACTGTTTATCACTGTGTGTGCGATCCCATCCATCCTTCCAGATCGGACAGCTCTCACCCCTTTCACCTCTCTCTGCAAAAAATCACGGTAGCAAGTGCACTGCAGAAGCTATTGTAGCACATGTCCggtttggtactgtagcacacaTATTGCTCATCCGGATCCAGCTGTTGACCTTGTAATGGACGGTTGTCAAAATGTGGTAAGTCGCCGCTACAGTACTCAGTCAAGTCCATCCGAATCTGGTTCCAACtccccctctctcccctcccatTTGTTCTCGATCTGTGAGTGATTCCACCGGCAGAGGCAGCGCCAGGCCATTGGCAGCAGCTCCAGCAGCGACGGCTCCAGGGCAGGCCAGGGACGGCCGCGAGCGCACGGGCCCGGCCGGAGGCGCCGGCGCAGGTGCGCGGCCCAGCCAGGGCACTGCCGCTAGCGTGTGACACGAGCGCCGTGGAGCTGGAGGCCGGCAGCGAGGTGGAGGCGTAGGGGCCGACCGCGATGCGACCGGCTCCTGGGCGCGGCTGACTAGCGGGCCGGCATGGCGCGTAGGGGCAGAACGATCTCTCATGACCTCGGCTCCGCGTGCTCATCCGCTTGCATGCACATCGACCAGCAAAGCTCCGAATACCTAATCCAAGTATGGCGTGGACTCAAGGGACGGGGGTTGCAGGAACAGGCGTCGCGCGGCAAAGACGACAGTGGCCGTCGCATccgctttttttatttttgc
This window contains:
- the LOC120671616 gene encoding U-box domain-containing protein 33-like, coding for MAVVSASGSPHSFPSSPLPPASPPQPDAGRMFMRGGSSRSTGTSSSSSSSSRSVSLKEIAEEAAVVDNDGGGKVYVAVGKDFKDGKSILSAAQNLGLLGSDLNLGLLHVLQPADRIMNGLCKVPASQLEEKELKAYRKIEQEEMNTLLNQYTTYCRLYLKVQAETLVIEKNNVANGIVELINQHSITKLVMGMSSFSTKRKVPKSKVAAIVHQQAKPYCQIFFICKGSLACTRDANLDSIKADSPRSSSASTLSDEPELPARSVSLPPGHPGYMGSPDQPFLPRRSNSVSYPSPVLIANNVERMLHITQHSIHVKPRNFSPNSSHPSNEGSSSSSLKDSDSMDGSPLPASVVSSEEQQMTTVETGMQNEVFEQLQQVRNELEHSRKEASEGRQKAERDLFEASRMFKARENSLLKEKREVEERLAKEKAFLEKENFQIFNDLQKANEQRAEMENKLLQTNSLLEQLRQLQGELQREKEDALREAEEMHKLYGNSNVISAGQVSLSEFSYSEIQEATNNFDESREIGRGGCASVYKGLLRHTTVAIKKFNREGIVGEKEFNDEVEILCKMRHPNLVILIGVCRDPKMLVYEFLPNGSLEDRLQCKDHTEPLPWRMRIRIAADICTALIFLHSNKPKSIAHGDLKPDNVLLDANFVGKLGDFGISRSLNLTNTTITPYHRTDQIKGTLGYMDPGYISSGELTAQYDVYSFGVVLLRLLTGKSPLGLQNEVEAALNSGVLHEILDTSAGNWPPGFAEELASLALKCCRYERKERPDLAKEAWGVLQAMMNEPTPSSSLPLEAPSYFICPMTQEIMRDPHIASDGFTYEGEAIKDWIQRGHKMSPMTYLGFAHHHLIPNNALRFAIQEWQTKQQQ